The proteins below come from a single Necator americanus strain Aroian chromosome V, whole genome shotgun sequence genomic window:
- a CDS encoding hypothetical protein (NECATOR_CHRV.G17660.T2), with the protein MTVVYLFATHTRNVDRSLACELTRLGGEIHEDESCSSKTVFSMEIGENVEKLLLLRCLRYADEIYLQIYHNRMHPSKDHPDCPVELRGYLSLLFYGINYVPEISRCIDLLDKLVGNFDTVAGEPVRIHFNIFTSEISPTWKQGLEIVRRELPRHINYALNENHLNWSISCYNTVFKNEDGINVMIFADRHDIYAGVLLYDEEIFRPYLTFWQLSGAVAATVVELAEIHDGDIVLDMACDCGELTLEVLRNYDCFCIAMSPKIDQLAMAEVNWVGLQNHLKKEAGSRARHLQFIAAEFNKDFFNFNVVNKILCSLPLRWWKENSETLDLYYDKLFTIISKCRQETHSVLLIPLTKDHKQRVNLASTSNKYNFQVLIMRRLITRSTQMYVCLLETKLPRLAFPERSRGVDFLMSQDSLLSHTLDLSVPQSPLIRTSHSLNLAPVSDHFIHNSLCLPMLQPTTSLDLPIQHTNFLSGHDCTNFCPKRQPRMIDRLRA; encoded by the exons ATGACTGTTGTGTACTTATTCGCCACGCATACGAGAAACGTCGATAGATCGCTTGCATGTGAACTTACAAGGCTCGGA GGAGAGATTCACGAAGATGAGTCATGTTCGTCTAAGACCGTGTTTTCTATGGAAATTGGTGAGAACGTGGAAAAGCTCTTACTTTTGCGTTGTCTTCGATATGCTGATGAAATCTACTTGCAAATTTATCATAACAGGATGCATCCTAGCAAGGATCATCCGGATTGTCCAGTTG AATTGCGTGGCTATTTATCGCTCCTATTTTACGGTATTAACTATGTGCCCGAGATCTCACGATGTATAGACTTACTTGACAAATTAGTTGGAAACTTCGACACTGTGGCCGGAGAACCTGTGCGGATACACTTCAATATTTTCACCTCTGAAATCAGTCCAACGTGGAAGCAAGGATTGGAG ATCGTGCGACGAGAATTGCCCCGTCATATCAATTACGCTCTCAACGAGAACCATCTCAATTGGTCAATTTCCTGTTATAACACTgtgttcaaaaatgaagatggAATCAACGTCATGATTTTTGCTGATCGACATGACATCTATGCTGGTGTGCTGTTGTATGA TGAGGAGATCTTCCGACCCTATCTTACATTTTGGCAACTCAGTGGTGCGGTGGCAGCTACAGTGGTGGAGTTAGCAGAAATTCACGATG GTGACATCGTGCTGGACATGGCATGCGATTGTGGAGAACTTACACTTGAAGTCCTGAGGAACTACGAT tgtttttgcATTGCGATGAGCCCAAAAATCGACCAACTAGCAATGGCAGAAGTGAACTGGGTTGGACTTCAAAATCACCTGAAGAAGGAGGCTGGTAGTAGAGCAAGACATCTTCAATTTATTGCGGCAGAGTTCAACAAAG ATTTCTTCAACTTCAACGTAGTCAACAAAATTCTGTGCAGTCTTCCCTTGAGATGgtggaaagaaaattctgagaCGCTAGATTTATACTACGACAAATTATTCACCATAATCAGCAA GTGTCGGCAGGAAACCCATTCGGTGTTATTGATTCCGCTCACGAAAGACCATAAGCAACGGGTAAACCTGGCAAGCACTTCGAATAAATACAACTTCCAG GTTCTTATCATGCGACGCCTTATAACGCGTTCCACGCAGATGTACGTTTGCCTCTTGGAGACGAAACTTCCTCGACTGGCATTTCCTGAGCGAAGCCGAGGAGTGGATTTCCTTATGTCACAAGACTCTCTTCTTTCTCATACACTTGATCTCTCTGTCCCACAAAGCCCTTTAATTAGAACAAGTCACAGCCTAAATCTCGCTCCTGTGTCGGACCATTTCATTCATAATTCACTATGTCTACCAATGTTACAGCCAACAACATCCTTAGATCTACCTATTCAACATACAA ACTTCTTGAGCGGTCACGATTGTACTAACTTCTGTCCAAAG AGGCAACCGCGAATGATAGATCGGTTACGTGCCTAA
- a CDS encoding hypothetical protein (NECATOR_CHRV.G17658.T2) yields MKYFLLLLAFFVGGDCTENCGRIYITGTHGNAGDFAKCRTASSLYITGSNLSTLSDFGQLRKISQTEDDGDMPALIISNNKNLIWERGSLSQLEYVTLGTKSLTIPVIAIHDNPKLCIPNADILRLKRAAASLSTDNTFIQECQCDMEVLLEAASTVGHVKNQKVNTPCVTLNGDLVINSSTNEALQSVIMGIRYIHGGISMVDTSWSELRLPSLETIDNVGIEIRNNRNLTKIIIPFLRAILSTGKHANIIDNLKLRIDYALEERLLLTRMRKGSEENRLEIKTSPCVINETESLISLASCRNVVGDIIITAANSEISILENLAFVEVLRGCLTISGTKLQNLSFLRNLKEVHCEKDRPPILIEDNKQLVDIDLGIHRVRSTLRKPLEIKGNDMLCRDYIKRWQNVLRISRAKDQVHEIDMRSVSERCDGVFVSDSHNIMVPVTILICVLVLIYCILIINRSTAKQNKRFNAKLS; encoded by the exons ATGAAGTACTTTCTTCTGCTGCTGGCTTTCTTTG TAGGTGGTGATTGCACAGAGAATTGTGGAAGAATCTACATCACTGGCACTCATGGAAATGCTGGTGATTTTGCCAAATGCAG AACTGCTTCAAGCTTATACATTACTGGCTCAAATTTGAGTACACTTTCTGATTTTGGACAACTGAGGAAAATCTCACAAACCGAAGATGACG GTGACATGCCAGCGTTAATAATATCTAACAACAAAAACCTGATCTGGGAGAGAGGAAGTTTGTCTCAGTTGGAATACGTTACTTTGGGCACAAAATCTCTTACG ATCCCCGTCATTGCTATACATGACAATCCGAAGCTTTGTATTCCAAACGCAGACATATTGAGACTAAAGAGAGCTGCAGCATCGTTGAGCACTGACAATACTTTCATTCAAGAATGTC AGTGTGACATGGAAGTTCTTTTGGAAGCGGCATCAACTGTCGGGCATGTCAAGAACCAGAAAGTGAACACCCCATGTGTTACACTCAATGGAGATCTTGTAATTAACAGTTCCACAAATGAAGCGCTTCAG AGCGTTATCATGGGAATACGGTATATCCACGGAGGTATTTCAATGGTTGATACAAGTTGGTCGGAACTTCGTTTACCGTCTCTTGAAACCATTGACA acGTAGGAATTGAGATTCGTAACAATAGAAACCTTACGAAAATTATTATACCGTTCTTACGCGCTATTCTTTCAACTGGCAAGCATGCAAATATTATAGATAATCTAAAGTTACGAATAGACTACGCTCTTGAG GAAAGGCTACTTCTTACAAGAATGAGAAAAGGTAGTGAAGAAAATCGTCTTGAAATTAAAACATCAC CATGTGTAATTAACGAAACGGAATCACTAATTAGCCTTGCTTCATGTAGAAATGTTGTTGGAGATATCATTATCACAGCTGCTAACTCTGAAATCAgcattttggaaaatttggcattt GTTGAAGTTCTACGCGGTTGCCTAACCATCAGTGGCACGAAGTTACAAAACTTATCATTTCTGAGGAACTTGAAGGAGGTCCATTGCGAGAAGGACCGGC CTCCAATTCTCATAGAAGACAATAAACAATTGGTTGATATTGACTTAGGAATACACAGAGTTCGTTCAACTCTACGGAAACCGCTAGAGATTAAA GGAAATGACATGCTATGTCGAGATTACATAAAAAGATGGCAGAacgtgttgagaatttctcgagCAAAAGATCAAGTACATGAAATTGATATGCGTTCTGTAAGCGAACGATGCG ATGGTGTCTTCGTCTCAGACT CACATAATATAATGGTTCCTGTCACAATACTTATTTGTGTACTTGTGCTAATCTACTGCATCTTAATTAT TAATCGTAGTACAGCTAAACAAAACAAGCGGTTCAATGCAAAGCTATCGTGA
- a CDS encoding hypothetical protein (NECATOR_CHRV.G17660.T1), which translates to MTVVYLFATHTRNVDRSLACELTRLGGEIHEDESCSSKTVFSMEIGENVEKLLLLRCLRYADEIYLQIYHNRMHPSKDHPDCPVELRGYLSLLFYGINYVPEISRCIDLLDKLVGNFDTVAGEPVRIHFNIFTSEISPTWKQGLEIVRRELPRHINYALNENHLNWSISCYNTVFKNEDGINVMIFADRHDIYAGVLLYDEEIFRPYLTFWQLSGAVAATVVELAEIHDGDIVLDMACDCGELTLEVLRNYDCFCIAMSPKIDQLAMAEVNWVGLQNHLKKEAGSRARHLQFIAAEFNKDFFNFNVVNKILCSLPLRWWKENSETLDLYYDKLFTIISKCRQETHSVLLIPLTKDHKQRVNLASTSNKYNFQVLIMRRLITRSTQMYVCLLETKLPRLAFPERSRGVDFLMSQDSLLSHTLDLSVPQSPLIRTSHSLNLAPVSDHFIHNSLCLPMLQPTTSLDLPIQHTSTSMDFSISRPPLELPPLSISSDRLIGSNIFDFLLDDSSMDEH; encoded by the exons ATGACTGTTGTGTACTTATTCGCCACGCATACGAGAAACGTCGATAGATCGCTTGCATGTGAACTTACAAGGCTCGGA GGAGAGATTCACGAAGATGAGTCATGTTCGTCTAAGACCGTGTTTTCTATGGAAATTGGTGAGAACGTGGAAAAGCTCTTACTTTTGCGTTGTCTTCGATATGCTGATGAAATCTACTTGCAAATTTATCATAACAGGATGCATCCTAGCAAGGATCATCCGGATTGTCCAGTTG AATTGCGTGGCTATTTATCGCTCCTATTTTACGGTATTAACTATGTGCCCGAGATCTCACGATGTATAGACTTACTTGACAAATTAGTTGGAAACTTCGACACTGTGGCCGGAGAACCTGTGCGGATACACTTCAATATTTTCACCTCTGAAATCAGTCCAACGTGGAAGCAAGGATTGGAG ATCGTGCGACGAGAATTGCCCCGTCATATCAATTACGCTCTCAACGAGAACCATCTCAATTGGTCAATTTCCTGTTATAACACTgtgttcaaaaatgaagatggAATCAACGTCATGATTTTTGCTGATCGACATGACATCTATGCTGGTGTGCTGTTGTATGA TGAGGAGATCTTCCGACCCTATCTTACATTTTGGCAACTCAGTGGTGCGGTGGCAGCTACAGTGGTGGAGTTAGCAGAAATTCACGATG GTGACATCGTGCTGGACATGGCATGCGATTGTGGAGAACTTACACTTGAAGTCCTGAGGAACTACGAT tgtttttgcATTGCGATGAGCCCAAAAATCGACCAACTAGCAATGGCAGAAGTGAACTGGGTTGGACTTCAAAATCACCTGAAGAAGGAGGCTGGTAGTAGAGCAAGACATCTTCAATTTATTGCGGCAGAGTTCAACAAAG ATTTCTTCAACTTCAACGTAGTCAACAAAATTCTGTGCAGTCTTCCCTTGAGATGgtggaaagaaaattctgagaCGCTAGATTTATACTACGACAAATTATTCACCATAATCAGCAA GTGTCGGCAGGAAACCCATTCGGTGTTATTGATTCCGCTCACGAAAGACCATAAGCAACGGGTAAACCTGGCAAGCACTTCGAATAAATACAACTTCCAG GTTCTTATCATGCGACGCCTTATAACGCGTTCCACGCAGATGTACGTTTGCCTCTTGGAGACGAAACTTCCTCGACTGGCATTTCCTGAGCGAAGCCGAGGAGTGGATTTCCTTATGTCACAAGACTCTCTTCTTTCTCATACACTTGATCTCTCTGTCCCACAAAGCCCTTTAATTAGAACAAGTCACAGCCTAAATCTCGCTCCTGTGTCGGACCATTTCATTCATAATTCACTATGTCTACCAATGTTACAGCCAACAACATCCTTAGATCTACCTATTCAACATACAAGTACTTCGATGGATTTCTCCATTTCTCGTCCCCCATTAGAATTGCCTCCTTTATCCATATCCAGTGACCGACTCATCGGATCAAATATATTCGACTTTCTACTTGACGATTCGAGTATGGATGAACATTGA
- a CDS encoding hypothetical protein (NECATOR_CHRV.G17661.T1) — protein MVKQRKTRSSSTSQDMEEPNSSLNSPPPSKNKLNGVLSGAEHGDNEQTENGMHDSSKNKRSKSRTLGQLMEQQRAEDVELPHPSGASLAVQMTQGLMSNDVLKLDTVLRESRLEVIQATLIDLQVSHIVPLLKALFERISNRSAVNIRPWILWIQCILSLHASYLSSLRNLETELSGLLEWMRQRVGHQQKLIELYGRLSIVGEQIERRINRTVVVAPQPLIVFNDDVDSDLEEIESGGSEESGASSDEEEEDWWDEEGIGAVDDKDEDDEESDDDSDDDMPARIRASSDDSGTDDSEDSEKNGNDVEESDEEMDIG, from the exons ATGGTGAAGCAACGGAAGACGAGGTCATCTAGCACCTCCCAGGATATGGAAGAGCCGAATTCATCTTTAAACAGTCCTCCTCCTTCAAAAAACAAGTTAAATGGTGTATTAAGTGGA GCAGAGCATGGCGACAATGAGCAAACAGAAAATGGGATGCATGACTCATCCAAGAATAAGAGGTCGAAGTCTCGTACGTTGGGTCAACTTATGGAACAGCAGCG AGCAGAGGACGTTGAACTCCCACATCCATCCGGCGCTTCTCTGGCCGTCCAAATGACTCAAGGATTGATGTCCAATGATGTCTTGAAACTGGACACTGTTCTACGTGAATCAAGGCTTGAAGTTATACAG GCAACTCTGATAGACCTGCAAGTTTCACATATCGTGCCTCTCCTTAAGGCCTTGTTCGAAAGGATTAGCAATCGTTCTGCAGTCAA CATCAGACCATGGATATTGTGGATACAATGCATCTTATCGCTTCATGCTTCTTATCTTAGTTCG TTGCGGAATCTTGAAACGGAATTGAGCGGACTGTTGGAATGGATGCGCCAACGGGTGGGTCATCAACAGAAGCTCATAGAATTATATGGAAGATTAAGCATAGTTGGAGAGCAG ATTGAGCGCCGTATTAACCGCACTGTCGTCGTCGCACCACAACCACTTATTGTATTTAATGATG ATGTCGATTCTGATCTTGAAGAAATTGAGAGCGGTGGATCCGAAGAAAGTGGTGCGAGCAGCGACGAGGAGGAAGAGGATTGGTGGGATGAAGAAGGAATAGGAGCTGTTGATGACAAAGATGAAGACGACG AAGAGTCTGATGATGATTCTGATGACGACATGCCAGCAAGAATTCGGGCCAGTAGTGATGACAGTGGAACAGATGATAGTGAGGATTCCGAG aaaaatggtAATGACGTTGAAGAAAGCGATGAGGAAATGGATATAGGATAA
- a CDS encoding hypothetical protein (NECATOR_CHRV.G17661.T2): MEEPNSSLNSPPPSKNKLNGVLSGAEHGDNEQTENGMHDSSKNKRSKSRTLGQLMEQQRAEDVELPHPSGASLAVQMTQGLMSNDVLKLDTVLRESRLEVIQATLIDLQVSHIVPLLKALFERISNRSAVNIRPWILWIQCILSLHASYLSSLRNLETELSGLLEWMRQRVGHQQKLIELYGRLSIVGEQIERRINRTVVVAPQPLIVFNDDVDSDLEEIESGGSEESGASSDEEEEDWWDEEGIGAVDDKDEDDEESDDDSDDDMPARIRASSDDSGTDDSEDSEKNGNDVEESDEEMDIG; this comes from the exons ATGGAAGAGCCGAATTCATCTTTAAACAGTCCTCCTCCTTCAAAAAACAAGTTAAATGGTGTATTAAGTGGA GCAGAGCATGGCGACAATGAGCAAACAGAAAATGGGATGCATGACTCATCCAAGAATAAGAGGTCGAAGTCTCGTACGTTGGGTCAACTTATGGAACAGCAGCG AGCAGAGGACGTTGAACTCCCACATCCATCCGGCGCTTCTCTGGCCGTCCAAATGACTCAAGGATTGATGTCCAATGATGTCTTGAAACTGGACACTGTTCTACGTGAATCAAGGCTTGAAGTTATACAG GCAACTCTGATAGACCTGCAAGTTTCACATATCGTGCCTCTCCTTAAGGCCTTGTTCGAAAGGATTAGCAATCGTTCTGCAGTCAA CATCAGACCATGGATATTGTGGATACAATGCATCTTATCGCTTCATGCTTCTTATCTTAGTTCG TTGCGGAATCTTGAAACGGAATTGAGCGGACTGTTGGAATGGATGCGCCAACGGGTGGGTCATCAACAGAAGCTCATAGAATTATATGGAAGATTAAGCATAGTTGGAGAGCAG ATTGAGCGCCGTATTAACCGCACTGTCGTCGTCGCACCACAACCACTTATTGTATTTAATGATG ATGTCGATTCTGATCTTGAAGAAATTGAGAGCGGTGGATCCGAAGAAAGTGGTGCGAGCAGCGACGAGGAGGAAGAGGATTGGTGGGATGAAGAAGGAATAGGAGCTGTTGATGACAAAGATGAAGACGACG AAGAGTCTGATGATGATTCTGATGACGACATGCCAGCAAGAATTCGGGCCAGTAGTGATGACAGTGGAACAGATGATAGTGAGGATTCCGAG aaaaatggtAATGACGTTGAAGAAAGCGATGAGGAAATGGATATAGGATAA
- a CDS encoding hypothetical protein (NECATOR_CHRV.G17658.T1), which translates to MNGPVGGDCTENCGRIYITGTHGNAGDFAKCRTASSLYITGSNLSTLSDFGQLRKISQTEDDECDMEVLLEAASTVGHVKNQKVNTPCVTLNGDLVINSSTNEALQSVIMGIRYIHGGISMVDTSWSELRLPSLETIDSNEDRSPSKIRIRPLKESLHESEEIRISGGVFVYGIVDYGKGDVGIEIRNNRNLTKIIIPFLRAILSTGKHANIIDNLKLRIDYALEERLLLTRMRKGSEENRLEIKTSPCVINETESLISLASCRNVVGDIIITAANSEISILENLAFFVTAPILIEDNKQLVDIDLGIHRVRSTLRKPLEIKDALEFRE; encoded by the exons ATGAATGGTCCTG TAGGTGGTGATTGCACAGAGAATTGTGGAAGAATCTACATCACTGGCACTCATGGAAATGCTGGTGATTTTGCCAAATGCAG AACTGCTTCAAGCTTATACATTACTGGCTCAAATTTGAGTACACTTTCTGATTTTGGACAACTGAGGAAAATCTCACAAACCGAAGATGACG AGTGTGACATGGAAGTTCTTTTGGAAGCGGCATCAACTGTCGGGCATGTCAAGAACCAGAAAGTGAACACCCCATGTGTTACACTCAATGGAGATCTTGTAATTAACAGTTCCACAAATGAAGCGCTTCAG AGCGTTATCATGGGAATACGGTATATCCACGGAGGTATTTCAATGGTTGATACAAGTTGGTCGGAACTTCGTTTACCGTCTCTTGAAACCATTGACAGTAACGAAGATAG ATCACCTAGTAAAATTCGGATTCGTCCTTTAAAggaatcactccacgaatctgaggagatacggatttcaggtggagtattcgtatacgggatcgtagattatggaaagggag acGTAGGAATTGAGATTCGTAACAATAGAAACCTTACGAAAATTATTATACCGTTCTTACGCGCTATTCTTTCAACTGGCAAGCATGCAAATATTATAGATAATCTAAAGTTACGAATAGACTACGCTCTTGAG GAAAGGCTACTTCTTACAAGAATGAGAAAAGGTAGTGAAGAAAATCGTCTTGAAATTAAAACATCAC CATGTGTAATTAACGAAACGGAATCACTAATTAGCCTTGCTTCATGTAGAAATGTTGTTGGAGATATCATTATCACAGCTGCTAACTCTGAAATCAgcattttggaaaatttggcattt TTTGTTACAGCTCCAATTCTCATAGAAGACAATAAACAATTGGTTGATATTGACTTAGGAATACACAGAGTTCGTTCAACTCTACGGAAACCGCTAGAGATTAAA GATGCTCTTgaatttcgtgagtga
- a CDS encoding hypothetical protein (NECATOR_CHRV.G17659.T1), translating to MDFMISQFCEEQVHHVFNTTNRKSNDDDLCALLHNDKDMSHSENCLPPEMELGNIEYKVKLVNPSSSRLQHLITQMKWRLREGQGEAIYEVGVEDGGQMSGLSDVEMEASLTTLRTMAGALGASMVILTEKDVTPRGSSSRRTVVEVLVRKVPESQQFIELRLAVLGGADVGKSTLCGVMTQGLLDDGNGKTRLNLFRFPHEVRSGKTSSVCLDVIGFDSRGKLVNYAHNSLEELVERSKKLVTLIDLAGDSKYLKTTIHGLSGYKPHFACLLVSAESGPTAATKEHLGLAAALNIPVFVIITKWDLVGKDQLDKVIKSVSSLLSRAGMAAGTKRVKRKRDAVKAASDLCSVGTVPILCVSSVTGAGLGLFRCFLNVLPSAGTAGSRLQLVSQPPLFTIEEMFNVPHVGTVVGGMLSEGRLQEGDPVLLGPYKDGSFEKAYIGSIRRSRQPVQAVLPGEAVSIALNRRSKGSLPLRRGMVLISAATKPSCCHRFVASLFLLSHPTRHLCTGFQATVYIGSVRQTATVVDIDRPSLEQGKWATVMLELMSGPEYIRSGTPLIFRQGKTKGMGEVVEVISS from the exons ATGGATTTTATGATTTCACAGTTCTGTGAGGAACAAGTGCATCACGTCTTCAACACAACTAACAg AAAGTCAAATGATGATGATCTATGCGCACTGTTGCACAATGATAAAGATATGTCGCATTCGGAAAATTGTTTACCCCCTGAAATGGAACTTGGCAACATAGAATATAAG gTAAAGCTTGTCAATCCATCGTCGTCTCGTCTTCAGCACCTAATCACTCAGATGAAGTGGAGATTACGTGAAGGACAGGGCGAAGCTATTTACGAG GTTGGAGTTGAAGACGGTGGCCAAATGAGCGGGCTATCTGATGTAGAGATGGAAGCGTCACTTACTACGCTGCGTACCATGGCCGGAGCTCTTGGTGCTAGTATGGTCATA TTGACCGAGAAAGACGTAACTCCACGTGGCAGCTCTTCACGGCGTACAGTGGTTGAAGTCCTCGTTCGTAAAGTTCCTGAAAGCCAGCAATTCATAGAGTTAAG atTGGCAGTACTAGGTGGAGCTGATGTAGGTAAATCCACATTGTGTGGTGTAATGACCCAGGGTTTGCTCGACGATGGCAACGGCAAAACTCGTCTTAACCTCTTTAG GTTCCCTCATGAGGTTCGCAGCGGCAAAACAAGTTCTGTTTGTCTGGATGTTATTGGATTTGACTCACGAGGAAAG CTCGTTAATTACGCTCACAATAGCCTAGAGGAGTTAGTGGAACGATCAAAGAAACTAGTCACTCTGATTGATTTGGCAGGCGATTCCAAATATCTGAAGACAACTATACATGGACTGTCCGGATACAAACCACATTTTGCATGCCT GCTGGTTTCTGCGGAAAGTGGTCCTACGGCTGCCACTAAAGAGCACTTGGGGTTGGCTGCAGCTCTCAATATTCCGGTTTTTGTGATAATTACGAAATGGGATCTTGTTGGGAAGGATCAACTTGACAA AGTTATCAAATCTGTCTCATCCTTACTATCCCGAGCTGGAATGGCTGCTGGTACGAAGcgggtgaaaagaaaaagggatgCAGTGAA GGCGGCAAGTGACCTATGTTCCGTGGGAACCGTTCCAATTCTTTGTGTGTCATCAGTAACAGGGGCTGGACTCGGGCTTTTCCGTTGTTTCCTCAACGTGCTACCATCAGCAGGTACAGCCGGATCACGTCTGCAGCTCGTCTCTCAGCCTCCGCTTTTCACAATTGAAGAGATGTTCAACGTACCTCAC GTCGGAACTGTTGTTGGTGGCATGCTTTCGGAAGGACGGCTGCAGGAAGGCGATCCCGTTCTATTGGGTCCCTACAAGGATGGAAGCTTCGAGAAG GCTTATATTGGCTCAATAAGACGTAGTCGTCAACCTGTCCAAGCAGTGTTGCCAGGAGAAGCTGTCAGTATAGCTTTAAATAGGCGTTCAAAGGGATCGTTACCTCTCAGACGA GGAATGGTTCTAATATCGGCTGCAACAAAACCGTCGTGTTGCCATCGGTTCGTTGCCTCGTTGTTCCTCCTATCCCACCCTACGCGACATCTTTGTACTGGTTTCCAAGCCACGG TATACATCGGGTCTGTTCGACAAACCGCTACCGTTGTGGATATCGACCGACCTTCACTTGAACAAGGAAAATGGGCTACAGTAATGCTAGAGCTCATGAGCGGTCCAGAATATATTCGCTCAGGGACGCCACTCATTTTTCGCCAGGGAAAGACTAAAGGAATGGGGGAAGTTGTAGAAGTTATTTCGAGCTAA